The following proteins are co-located in the Nitrospiria bacterium genome:
- a CDS encoding nucleotidyl transferase AbiEii/AbiGii toxin family protein, whose translation MRGLGIPDAELEILKALNRGDVAYLLIGGYAMRWYGATRQTIDVDLLASSTLDNARRFVRALERALGHVPGFSAEMFAEAKKQVRFQGDGYRMSVLTSVEGLAFEAAYGEREHAPQGHVVIPVVSRRHLAFIKRVAANADLGRRNKEMGDIAFLEAQGTA comes from the coding sequence ATGAGGGGGTTGGGTATACCGGACGCGGAGCTTGAAATCCTCAAAGCGCTCAACCGCGGCGACGTTGCATATCTCCTCATCGGCGGGTACGCGATGCGGTGGTACGGTGCCACCCGACAGACGATCGATGTGGACCTTCTGGCAAGCTCCACACTCGACAACGCCCGGCGGTTCGTCCGTGCGCTTGAGCGGGCGCTCGGCCACGTCCCCGGCTTCTCGGCCGAGATGTTTGCCGAGGCGAAGAAACAGGTGAGGTTTCAGGGCGACGGATACCGGATGTCCGTCCTCACATCAGTGGAGGGCCTCGCGTTCGAGGCCGCCTACGGGGAACGCGAACACGCCCCTCAGGGCCACGTCGTGATTCCTGTCGTGTCGCGGAGACATCTAGCGTTCATTAAGCGGGTTGCGGCCAACGCAGATCTGGGGCGTCGAAACAAGGAGATGGGCGACATTGCGTTCTTGGAAGCCCAGGGCACCGCATAA